In Papaver somniferum cultivar HN1 unplaced genomic scaffold, ASM357369v1 unplaced-scaffold_114, whole genome shotgun sequence, a genomic segment contains:
- the LOC113328765 gene encoding MFP1 attachment factor 1-like, translating to MAEKENVVEVKEEQKVGVPVSDWPLTQSAREAVVTNIIKNLSTPSILTRRYGYTNEEKAALTAHDIEQQAFAAASGAGLTNGTEILRFYSELISEKMLESVNQ from the coding sequence ATGGCGGAAAAAGAAAATGTAGTTGAagttaaagaagaacaaaaagtgGGAGTTCCAGTTAGTGATTGGCCACTAACACAAAGTGCAAGAGAGGCAGTGGTTACTAATATAATTAAAAATTTATCTACGCCATCTATCCTTACAAGACGCTATGGTtacacaaatgaagaaaaagctgCTTTAACTGCTCATGACATCGAACAACAAGCTTTTGCTGCTGCTAGTGGCGCTGGACTAACTAATGGTACCGAGATTCTTCGGTTTTATTCGGAACTTATCAGTGAGAAAATGCTTGAATCTGTTAATCAGTga